Sequence from the Rutidosis leptorrhynchoides isolate AG116_Rl617_1_P2 chromosome 3, CSIRO_AGI_Rlap_v1, whole genome shotgun sequence genome:
AATATACTATCAGCCCGGATATTTACTTGCGCCACACTTGGATTATTCGGTTATACAAGCCATTGTTGCCAAACCAAACAATCATTTTTCTAACGTTTTTCACCCTTTTTTAAATGACTTAATAAGTAATTTATAATTTAAATGATtcaattttaattaaataataattaacattaatataattgagtacatatacatatattatcaaatattaaataaattaaattaaagtaaattaaacaaataaaataaaaagatcCGAATCTAAGCTATCGAACATTCCGAAACCAAAGGCTTAATTAATCTTACGGTTAGAGATTAACAGCAAATAATCCCTAAATATCTCACCCCAATGACAAATGGTATCATTCCAGCATATAATTTAACCAAAACACATTACACTATTAACCCAAATTTTTTGTGTGTATCTCCGTCACTTTAAAAAATTCCACAGCCGGCAACCACCGTATTTTCGCCGGATAATTCAAGATTCCGGTGGGTTAAGTTTATTTTATGGTTTCTGAAAAGTAGGTTGATTTCTGTTTCTTCAGTTATTCaccaaaaaaaaataaagtttAGTACTTTATTATATACGTCTCTGTTGCGTGCTTCTTGAAATAAATATTACTTAACTATTAGTATTAActagagtacatttttttttatcaaGAACCAATTTTGTTAaaaatgagaaaataattttttttttctgtcatCATTTCTGGGTGTAAGGATACCTAAAAATACAATCTTTTATTGTTGCAATTTctgggtttgttttgaaaattgaaATCTTTTGAAGGGTTACTGAAAtcttgaaaaaatatatatatacatatagttgtaTGTATATATAGGAGGTggaagatggtgatgatggtggcatCACAGAAAAGTTCATTAAAGGCAGTGTTTGAAAGGGTGGGAGTTTATGGTTTTGGTGGTGGCAGTGGACCCAAAAGGCTAAAATATGAAATTCATGATGATGGTGACACAATGGAAATGGTGCAAATTGGGGCTGATAGAACCAAAAATGTACTAATTTTAATGAGTGATACTGGTGGTGGCCATAGGGCTTCAGCTGAGGCTATCAGTGATGCTTTCAAGATGGAATTTGGTGATGAATACAGGGTACAAATTTTTATCCCCTTCATATGTTTAAGTAAAAGTTTTTTTGAAGTCATGATCTAATAATTGGTTTGTTATATGTTTAAATTCAGGGATTATCTTACATTTCTGAAATATTCTATCTTGAGATAAGTTTTGGGATTAATACATTTCTGAAAAATTCTTTTTGATATTAATTTTGGCAATTTTTTGATGGTCATATTATATTGAAGCTATAAGTGCTTTTTTGCTTTTAAAAAGTTACATGATTAATTGCCAATGGAAAATTAAAAGTaggaaggtaaaaaaaaaaaaaaataaaaataaaaattgtgatGTGATCCCGCGGTTGGTGGCCTGGtcttttaggggaggtcaggagttcgacccccgttggctatatattaaaaacacaatttcatccctgccatgaagtatccacccatggcacctttcccatatcgtttggggggtaaaggggaggccgtgcccttggatcggtttcaaggtttcctcccgggcagcgatgggggcggggtttatcgctgcatcggcatagtcgaaacgggagataatcgcaacgggtggttaaagtccccctcgggtgatcccaatcgctgttaaaaaaaaaaaaggaaggtaAAAAAAAACATTCACAATACAATAAACAGTTTTAGGCTTTTCATTTTATCGAAAGTTTGTGTCTTTTGAAGGCAGAGATGATCTTACATTTGTGAAAAATTCTATCTTGAGATCAATATTGGGATTAAGAAGCAGAATACATTTCTTAAAAATTCTATCTTGATATAAATTCAGGCAATTTTTTGATGGTCATATTGCATTGAAGCTATAAGTGATTTTTTGCTTTTAAAAAGTGACATGATTAATTGTCAATGGAACTACAAGTAGGAAGCTTAGGAATTACATTCATTATACCATAAACAGTTTTAGGCTTTTCATTTTCTCGAAAGTTTGCGTTTTATGTGATTTTTGTTGAATATTTTttctaaagtttgtaactttatacAGTTTCTGTGATTGTAACTTGTGAATTTTTCGGTTTTTATAGATATTTGTTAAAGATGTATGGAAGGAATACACTGGTTGGCCATTAAACGACATGGAAAATCAGTACAAGTTCATGGTTAAACACGTCCAGCTTTGGAGCGTAGCATTTCACGGAACGTCACCAAGATGGATACATGGTGCTTACCTTGGTGCCATTGCTGCCTTCTATGCCAAGTATATATTTAACCTCATCCTATCACTATTTGCATATCTATTCAATTAACTAATCTTAATTCTTACACATACTTTGCACATACGTTAATATCATCGATAAACCAACACTAAATCCTTGATTTTcaatttaaaacttttttttttctcatATGGTAAAATCTTGAATTGAAGGGAAGTTGAGGCGGGTTTGATGGAGTACAAGCCAGATATTATAATTAGTGTTCATCCGCTTATGCAGCACATTCCGTTGTGGGTTCTTAAATGGCAAGGATTACAAAAGAAAGTCATCTTTGTGACCGTTATTACCGATCTTAATACATGCCACCGGACATGGTAAACTCTTTTTTTCCCATAATAATCACTTAATTAATCACATTGGTCCGCAAAGTATTAAAATTTCTGTTATGTAACCAGGTTTCACCCCGGGGTCAAAAGATGTTACTGCCCTTCGGAAGAGGTATCAAAGAGGGCTTTACTAGATGGCTTAGAACATAACCAAGTACGTGTTTTCGGATTGCCCGTTCGGCCCTCTTTTGCCCGTGCTGTCCTTAACAAGGTAACCACTTTTTTTTTCCATGGTAGTTTCGGTTTACGTGGGTTAATTTGAGAATTTTTGTAGGATGACTTACGAGTAGAGCTAGAACTTGATCCGATACTGCCTGCGGTTTTGTTGATGGGAGGTGGTGAAGGTATGGGCCCCGTTAAGAAAACTGCAAAGGCACTTGCGGAATCACTATACGATAAAGAAACAGGGAAGCCAATGGGACAAATGGTAGTAATATGTGGTCGAAACAAAACTTTAGCTTCTTCACTCGAATCTTTAGAATGGAAGATCCCTGTTAAGGTATGAATGACTGCATTTTGCTATAGGTTGCAATTTTGACCCGTTTACTTATGTATGAGTTATTCGGGTTGTCTTTTACCTGTAATGGGTCAAACAAGTTATGAGTATTCGAAAGTGCATCTTTTTGTGAAATATACGTTGACGGAATTTGTGGTATTTGTAGGTTAGAGGATTTGAGACACAGATGCAGAAATGGATGGGTGCTTGTGACTGCATTATAACCAAGGTACGATATttcatttgttcgtgaatcttggggttaaaagcttgaatctttatatgattttgaggtATTTGCTATTTTTGTCGGATTTTGTAGGCTGGTCCTGGCACAATCGCTGAGGCATTAATCAGAGGGCTTCCGATTATCCTCAATGACTATATTCCAGGACAAGTATGTAAAGTCTACTTTTATATGCTTTACATTGTATTATTATATACGTATTCTTAAGTATGTGTGGTTTTTGACATATAAGATTAGTATGAAGTAACAATTTGGATGAAATCTATATTATGTTTTCATAAATTATCATCGGGTTTACATATGATTAACAAAAAAACATACTCTTACAATGAATTTACTATCTTTAATTAAGGGATTAATGAGGTTGTATGCATTTGAAAAGCACTTTGACTTTTAACCTATTCATACCTTTCCCATATAGCAATGTTTACTGATACGACCCGTTGGATAAAACAGAACCCAAGTTCATTCATAGGTCACTTGATTAAGGTCAATAAAAACTATGTCAGAATTAAAATATTGCTCGATCTGTTACTTATTGTGATATATTTTGGACTAATAGGAAAAAGGGAACGTCCCATACGTGGTAGGCAATGGTGCGGGAGTGTTCACTCGAAGCCCAAAGGAGACAGCTCGAATAGTGGCTGGATGGTTCACCACCAACTCAGATGAACTCAAGAAAATGTCCCAAAATGCTCTCAAGTTGGCTCAACCAGAGGCAGTATTTGACATAGTCAGGGACATTCATGACATGGCAGGTCAACGTGGGCCCCTTGCTGACATGTCGTACGTCTTAACATCTTCCTTTTCAAACTTAATTTAGCTAAATGTACATGTCATTTAATAGTTATTGTTAATTATTACTTATCATTCTTTGAGCTTGAATAAAAGCTTTTGTGTGGGGCAAATTGTAAAGTTTTGTGGTTGTTAAGGTCTTTTAGAACGGGTTGTTGATTCAGAATTAATAACATAAAAAGTTTGTTTCTTTACATTCCTTATTATGTGGGTATGATCATTTTACAacctatatatacacacacatggtACAgctgttaataaataaataataaatttatccAACAAATGAAGCCAGCCTATAACCATCTAAGCATGAAAAGTTGATTAGTATACCAAATAAAAGTTTAAGCTTTTTTTAGTTCAACTAAAGTTTACTCTTTTCTTCCTTGTCTAAGATAGTCCATTCTGATCACCCATAACTGCTCTCCAACTGCTTTCATTTCGGGGCGGTCCACTCGTGTCGGAGCAGCACATTGCACATTGAAAAGCTAAAGCCAGCATCTTTAAAATCATTTCACCGTCTACGCCTTCTTTCATTTGAGGGTCAACTAAATCCATAACGTCACCACCGTTATACTTCCCAAATGCCTGAAATCAACGACCAAAAAAGACGCAAACTTTTCAGGTCCACACTAGCACAAAGTACCAGTAAAATATTTCGGAAAACAATAGCTTCCCTACCAACTCAAACCGACCCATTTTGGCTTGCATAATAATGTTACCCAATTAGTCACCTAACATGCCTGACCCGCTCATTTTGCCACCACTAGTTCAAGAAAGGAACTATAATACTTAAACGAAAGTACAGGTATCAATGCACAACGTACAGATTAAGAAACTTACCCATCTTATTGTCACCTTCTCCTTTGGAGATTTTTTTGACTAGATGGGCCGACGACCCGTAAGGATTTCGTTAAGTAGAACCCCGAAAGAATAAACGTCACTCTTTGGTGTAAGTTGATAATATGTTCTCATGTACTCAGGCTCAAGGTAACTGACCGTACCCCTCACTTTAGTCACAACATCCGTTTTATCGGTTTCTGTATCACCAAGTCTTGCAAATCCAAAATCGGACTTGGGCTATCACGATTCACACTTAATTCTGCATCATCCTCCCCTTCTTTGAtaagactcgtcctcgagtctacaTCATCGCCACTATCCTCGATATATGGTTTCAAATCAACAACATTATAAGTGGCCAATACATTGTAATGACCCGAAAGTTCAACCTTGTATGTGTTGTCGATAATTTTTTCTAGCGCACAAAAAGGACCATCACTTATCTTGTCTTCAGTAGATCGGGTGATTGGCAATACAAAAGGTGCCAAAGTGATATTCACCATGTCCTCTTGTGACTCTTCGTCACCATCAGAATCATAAATAGGTACGGTGTCCTCAACCGCACAAGGTTCGGCAACGTACTCCATGTTAAAAACTCGATCAACCGAATCAACAAAATCATACGATTGAGCTGCTCTTGAAAATTTAAGATTCTCAAGCTTTATCTCTATATTACGCAAGAGATTTTTCATGTCTTCCAACTCTTGAATCTTGAGATTCAGTTTCTGAATCTCAACTTGTTTAGCAATGCCTGAAATCTGATACCACATAATGCGGAATTGGGGATCGATGGCTAAATAGAAAAGATAGATGTTAAACCTTCTCAGTTAACAGAACACAACCTTGTCGGTTGAACAAAAAAACCTGCACGGTTTAGTAAGACTTCACGTCTTTTCTTTTT
This genomic interval carries:
- the LOC139898368 gene encoding monogalactosyldiacylglycerol synthase 2, chloroplastic-like, which produces MVMMVASQKSSLKAVFERVGVYGFGGGSGPKRLKYEIHDDGDTMEMVQIGADRTKNVLILMSDTGGGHRASAEAISDAFKMEFGDEYRIFVKDVWKEYTGWPLNDMENQYKFMVKHVQLWSVAFHGTSPRWIHGAYLGAIAAFYAKEVEAGLMEYKPDIIISVHPLMQHIPLWVLKWQGLQKKVIFVTVITDLNTCHRTWFHPGVKRCYCPSEEVSKRALLDGLEHNQVRVFGLPVRPSFARAVLNKDDLRVELELDPILPAVLLMGGGEGMGPVKKTAKALAESLYDKETGKPMGQMVVICGRNKTLASSLESLEWKIPVKVRGFETQMQKWMGACDCIITKAGPGTIAEALIRGLPIILNDYIPGQEKGNVPYVVGNGAGVFTRSPKETARIVAGWFTTNSDELKKMSQNALKLAQPEAVFDIVRDIHDMAGQRGPLADMSYVLTSSFSNLI